From the Dama dama isolate Ldn47 chromosome 30, ASM3311817v1, whole genome shotgun sequence genome, the window TACTACATTAGAAGATATTTGGGCAAATACATTTTACAGGGGCCGGCGCCCACACAGCTGTCCCCAAGACCGTCCTGCCTCATTCACGCAAAAGCTTTTAGCACTGAAGACACCCAGGATGagaggacaaagaaaaaaaagaacgaGACGGCTTTCAGTAGCGTTGGGAGAAAAATCAACGAGCGCATCATTCACGTGCTGGACGAGCAAGGCAACGACCTGGGCCACATGCACCGGGCGAATGTGATCAGGCTCATGGCTGAGCGGGACCTGCGGCTGGTGAAGAGGGACCCCCACGCGGAGCCCCCACAGTATCAGCTCCTGACGGGCGCACAGATCCACCAGGAGCGGCTGCAGCTCCGAGAGGCGGAGAGGGCCGCGCCCAAGCCGGGTAGGTACCCTGCTCTCTGCTCCCGTCTCCCTCGGGCCGGCAGATCTGCAGTTTAAATCGAGCATCTGCCAGGTGCCTGTAACAGCCGGTGAGTAACTGGAATCCCGTTTTACTACTGTGTCCGGTGTGTGTTTTTCATCCACttactttgtttccttttctccttgctacTCTGTGTCCATCATCTCTTCCTTTACACCTGTGCAAAATGAGGGACAGACAAGGCGACCACCGCCAAAACGACAGGCGCTCTTTTCCCCTCTGACCGTGGCAGGGCCTCCCAGGGCCAGGACCGCAGAGCGCCGCATGGGGTGAGGTGTGGGAGAGGTGGGGACGAGTTCCTGGTCCTGTCCTGGCCTCTCGCCTGCCCTggtccttcctccttctctcccctcaTCTCTGAGGGGAGGCAGGCAGTTCATTACAGAGAAGCACACTTCCTAACTCTGAAGTCATCCCCAGAGCATACCCCATGCCCACTGCAATAGGGTAGGAACACTTAACATGTTTTACCAACTTGTCACTTAAACCTTACAGAAGCTGTGAGCTGAATTAAGTGAAGACACTTGTTTTTCATGATGGGTAGTAACTGCTGATCACTAGAGGTCAGAATGTGTCAATTCTCTGACACCACATTTAGCAACAGGGATATTgactagaaaacaaaaaatatccaGAAGAGACCATCTGCGGTGGTAAGGGCATCAAACTGTGTCACAGTTAAAAAAaggtgaacagcctgaaaagcttgGTTCAGAGATGACAGAAGGGCTGACAGAGGACTCTGGCCAGCTGGTAGGGGCTCTGAGAAGCAAGGAGGTGCtcctttttagaaaaattatttttatttaaattaaaaaaggataaagaaaaagtaCAGTGAACACCTGTTATCCACCacccaaaataagaaaaaaaaaaagattacctgGTTCTCTTTAAAGGACCATTCCTTTGTTCTTTCATCAAACAATGGTAATGATAAATGGAAGCATTTCCCTGTTTAGGTACTCTTACTTGGCAACTACAAAAGTGGTATTTCACCTTGTGTCTGTCTCCTCTATTTAACTGGAGGGTGAAACTTAATACCAGGCAGACAGGAGGGCCTGTAGCAGCACAGACCTTAGGACGCGCTTGTGATAAAACACAGGCCTCACAGACCAGCCCCAGATCTCACTCTTTCAACCCAGGACCCACCCTGACCAAGGAGCTGACCTTTTCTTCAAATATTGGACAACATGATCTGGACACAAAGAGCAAACAGATTCAGCAGTGGATCGAAAAAAAGTACAAAGTCCAGATTACAGTAAAGAAAGCAAAGAGTGCAGACGAGCCCGAGAACAAAATGGTAAGTGAAGACAGGCCTGAGCGACTGcttgtctttgttttctgaactTACAAGTACAGCTGTGGAAAACGTAAAGGCAGAGAAAAGTAGTAATTCTGCCCAGTCTTGGTGGCAGCTTTCTAAATGGGTTCTCAAAATGCAAAATGTACACTTTTTTCCCACCGTAGCATTTAGTACTCCACCATGTGCGAACACTACTTCCTCACTTAAGGGCTGTATACTATTCTGCTTCACAAAGTGTAGAGGGTCCAACATTTAAACAGGAAGACTAGAGACCGTAATGGGTTCATCTTTCTAAGTCCGATTCCTCTTTATAAATGCCTATGAGAAGCATTCAAGTCAAACTTAAGTGTTAGTTTACAGTCCCAGGGTAAGTCTGTGGAGGATCTGTGGATTTCGCTTTTGGAGTTACATAGCTTAGCAGCAGATAAAGGCAGCATTTACTCCAGTGGTTTTCAGCCTTAGCTCCAGGCTAGAATGACCCAGGCCCTGGGCCCAGTCCAGCCCACCCAGAATCTCTAGAACCATGTGTCTGTCTTTTTCTAACCACCTCAATGACTGTGTGAAGGACAGCTGGGAACAGCATGGAGCTGACAATCTGGGGGGATAAGGGCACCCTGCCAGTGCCCAAACCCACTGCTTTGCACTTTTTGTGAGAGGGTGGTCCGGGCCAAACATAGCCTCTCAGTATCATGATGGGGGATTCAAAACTATCAAGCCTTTAGCGCGTTGGACTAGTTACATGGAGTTTGTATAACCACCTGGTTATTGTACAGGTTTCGAATAGCTTACCAGGTCTATATGATTTGACTTAGCAAATCCCTTATATAGCAATTCAAGAATGCTGGCTTTTATGGGTATCAGATAAGCATGAACACTGGCAAGAATCAGAGGTGCTGGTTTTACACTagccttttgtttccttttctaggaGGAGATGTGTAATCGAATCGTCCAGACCATGTCTGGAATTGCAACCTTCTCATCCCGGCCACAGCCCATCAGAGGAGGCAAGGCTGTGATGTGTGTTCTTCGTCCCTTGAGCAAAAAGGAGGAGGCTGCATGGAGAGCAGCTCCGGGCACCCCGAGAGGAGACGCTCTGAACAGGGGAGACAGGAAGGATGGAGCATCTGGTGTCCTGCCCCAGTGACTTTAATAAACACATGCTTCCGGGAGAGAGAACTGCAGTGGCTGGTCTGTGGTCCTCCACACAGCGCAGGTGGATGTGCAGCTGTGGTCAGCATGGTGACGTGGAGCGCGCGTGGCCTTCCATGCAGCTCAGCGGCTCCCCATTCCTGGGCAAAGGCACAGCCTGGTCCTGTGTCCTCTTAGGAGGCAGGTACCCACTGAGCCGGGAGGCCAGGCTCCGCTTCCCTCGAGACGGCCTCACCTTGGGGAATAAGGAAGACAGAGCCAGTCAGGCCTCGTGTCTGCAGGTTCTGCAGCTGGGTCAACCAACAGCCCAtccaaagtgtttttaaaaaaggaaaaatccagaaagttccaaaagacAAAGTTTGAATTTGCCATGTGCTGACAACAATTTACACAGCATTTCCATTGTATTAGGTATCATAAGTAACGTACAGATAATTCATGGTACATAGGAGGATGTGCGGAGGTTACATGCAAATACAGATGACCCTGGAACTCAGGGGTAGGAGGGCAGGGGGGTTAGGCACACAGACACCAGCACAGTCGAAAATGCACATATACTCAAGCACCTGTGGACTCTGGTATCCTGGGGGGGTCCCAGAGCCAACTCCCCATGGATACCAAGGGATGACTAATTCAGAACCAAAACTATCAGAATCGTATGCCTGTCAGGTATGCAACTACCGCAGCATACAATAAAACTGTCGTAAATAAGGATGTGAACTCCACCCAACTGCCTTAAATAGTCATACAGACTCACAAACTAATAAGTAGTTGAAAATATGCCAAATAGCATATTTAGCATCTGGTTTAAGCaattataatgttttaaaattaacagGATGGTAAGTCTCAACTTACTTTGATTTTCTTCATGTTGGGGTCATGCACAACAGCATGCCTGCTGAGGCTCTGCTGCaatgaaggagagagagacagtgagtCTATTTGTGAGACACCTCTGGAGTCTGTTAAAGTCCCCTGAGTTACTCAGATAAACCAACATCCTTCTTTCTGTTCTCTTCTGCGGAGTGATGCGACCTCTAGCACTGCAGCACACTGCTCCCTCCACTGAAATCCTGCCTTCCTGGAGGACCCAGGTTAGGAGTGTGTGTGCTCCCCGCCtgcagagggggtgggggtgggagggggccagTTCTGAATGGACTCTTCCGAGCTGAAGGAGGGAGACTCTTCTAATTGCCCCAGTGTCTACAGCACCCCCCAACACCCCTGGAAAACCTGGCCCAGGTCTGGTCTCCACCCTGACGCTGACCATGACCCTCACCCACCACTGTCTACTGTAGTTCACGGCCACTGCCTGTGACAGCAGCAACGGGGCACAGGTCTGCAGGGCCGGGTCCTGCTCTCAAAATCTGGACTAGTTTCCCGAAGCTCTAAGACCCCACCCCGTTCCCAATCCCCAGACCATTGCAGTTCAAAAGGACACCCAGGACATCAGGAGACTTATGAACAGTACGCATATGGTGCCACCGGCTACTGGGTCTCAAATTTAGTCACctaagaatcacctgggaagttgGTTAGAACACAAATGAGTGGACCCATCCCCCAGACTTCCGAGTCAGTGGGTCTGGAGAGGGTCCTGGATGTGCATTTCTGGCAGGTTCCAGCCATGCTGAGGGCTGGACTTCGAGAAGCAAGGGCAGGGGTCAATCTGGTGTTTGCCCAGCTTGGTGGAGAACCACTCCTGCTGGAGCCAGAGCGATGGGCCAGACCCCGCCCTCCGGCTCCCCCATCTCCCGGGAGCCTGGCAGAAAAGATGCAGACCCCAAGGATGGTCCCCTGCCcccggggtgggtgggtggacagGGCTCACCTTCATGGCAAAGGTCTTGCCGCAGCCGGCATGCTCGCACACGAAGGGGCGCTGTTCCTCGTGGAAGGAGAGGATGTGGCTCTGGAGGTTGAAGGCGGTGGTGTAGGTGCGGCCGCAGCCTGCCCGTGGACACCGGCACACATCCCGATTGGGGGCATGCGTCCTCATGTGCTGCCGCAGGAATTCCTTGCGTTTAAACGTTTTCTGGCACACACCACACCTTATGTCCTCTGGGGGAGCAGAAGATAGGGGAGCCCACGTCCCCGGTGTTAACCATAGAGAAAAAGCTAACATAGAATATATCAAGTAATGGGTTGGACACCAGAAACCTGATGACAacacaccaatcagaatgtcAGGCAGAGGAAACTAACTCCAGTGCTTGCTTCTTTAAAgtctgccttcagttcagttcagtcgctcagtcgtgtccaactctgcaaccccatgaactgtagcatgccaggcctctctgtctatcaccaactcccggagtttactcaaactcatgtctattgagtcagtgatgccatccaaccatctcatcctctgtcgtccccttctcctcctgcccccaatccctcccagcatcagggtcttttccaatgagtcaactctttgcatgaggtggccaaagtactggagtttcagcttcagcatcagtccttccaatcaacacccaggactgatctcctttaggatgggactggttggatctccttgcagtccaagggactctcaagagtcttctccaacaccacagttcaaaagcatcaatttttctgcactctttcttcacagtccaactctcacatccatacatgaccactggaaaaaccatagccttgactagatggacctctgtttgcaaaataatgtctctgctttttaatatgctatctaggttggtcataactttccctccaagaagtaagtgtcttctaatttcatggctgcaatcaacatcagcagtgattttggagcccccaaagaaaaa encodes:
- the MTIF3 gene encoding translation initiation factor IF-3, mitochondrial → MIIVLPKRMAALFLKKLTSQTIKTENYYIRRYLGKYILQGPAPTQLSPRPSCLIHAKAFSTEDTQDERTKKKKNETAFSSVGRKINERIIHVLDEQGNDLGHMHRANVIRLMAERDLRLVKRDPHAEPPQYQLLTGAQIHQERLQLREAERAAPKPGPTLTKELTFSSNIGQHDLDTKSKQIQQWIEKKYKVQITVKKAKSADEPENKMEEMCNRIVQTMSGIATFSSRPQPIRGGKAVMCVLRPLSKKEEAAWRAAPGTPRGDALNRGDRKDGASGVLPQ